One stretch of candidate division WOR-3 bacterium DNA includes these proteins:
- a CDS encoding toll/interleukin-1 receptor domain-containing protein: MKPPRLFISFSSRDVDFVRRLFNSLKSQGAEVWDYSRREEGITPGHDIPEVLRRQIDGSDYFITVVSRNSMDPAVGRFVRLELEHALSCGMLGQGRIIPVVLLDRVPESWRGPHKQLETTLHLDLRSDDARQYDDLIVRICRLIAIPYSPPYLGDLRLPFAKRFQDELREVITSPALYDELAVAADDFARKFAAHQWQEADEAVGYIFVAARYKLPETRLYFPLIARAICQLQMGRFGDAEELLMTAIQHPRKDENSYGALGQLYFRSQRYEEALQAFERALELCPPDERLELQFNILGTRIQLGQIPDGAEVLAGFDRAALDPDELAEVEKMEAIVKYKQGRLNQALTILDRLRSSGRDDPAAAVYAFLCLSESGRRQEALDRLRADARRLDDTILHHYLASFCLSIGEHEEGLRIFREVLCAPGRRTRQFMVEYARALTTLGRSREAGQVCRQVLSREFFRAPATAEDFFYDGFANYLLGHGERARYDYERSAGFCKVYYDELMRQQVAQC; the protein is encoded by the coding sequence GTGAAGCCGCCCCGGTTGTTTATCAGTTTTTCGTCCCGGGACGTGGATTTCGTGCGCCGCTTGTTCAACAGTCTGAAGAGTCAGGGCGCGGAAGTGTGGGACTATTCGCGTCGGGAAGAGGGAATCACGCCCGGGCACGACATCCCCGAGGTCCTGCGCCGGCAGATTGACGGCTCTGATTACTTCATCACCGTGGTGAGCCGAAACAGTATGGACCCGGCAGTAGGACGGTTCGTTCGACTTGAGCTGGAGCACGCGCTGAGCTGCGGCATGCTCGGGCAGGGGCGAATCATCCCGGTGGTCCTGCTCGACCGGGTGCCCGAAAGCTGGCGCGGACCGCACAAGCAGCTTGAGACCACTCTGCATCTTGACCTACGTTCCGATGATGCACGGCAGTACGACGACCTGATAGTTCGTATCTGCCGTCTGATTGCCATTCCCTACAGCCCTCCTTATCTCGGGGACTTGCGTCTGCCGTTCGCCAAGAGGTTTCAGGACGAGCTGCGTGAGGTCATTACATCACCAGCGCTGTATGACGAATTGGCTGTGGCGGCAGACGACTTTGCGCGGAAGTTCGCGGCGCACCAGTGGCAGGAGGCCGACGAGGCAGTCGGGTACATCTTCGTCGCTGCACGCTACAAGTTGCCTGAAACCAGGCTGTACTTCCCGCTCATTGCCCGCGCCATCTGTCAGCTCCAGATGGGACGCTTCGGAGATGCCGAGGAGCTGCTGATGACCGCAATACAGCATCCCAGAAAGGACGAGAACAGTTACGGTGCACTTGGCCAGCTGTACTTCCGTTCTCAGCGCTACGAGGAGGCATTGCAGGCGTTCGAGCGAGCGTTGGAGTTGTGTCCGCCGGACGAGCGACTTGAGCTGCAGTTCAACATCCTCGGCACCCGCATTCAGCTCGGGCAGATTCCGGATGGCGCCGAGGTCCTGGCCGGATTCGACCGAGCCGCACTCGACCCGGACGAACTTGCGGAAGTCGAGAAAATGGAAGCCATCGTCAAGTACAAGCAGGGGAGACTCAATCAGGCACTGACCATCCTCGACCGTCTGCGGTCTTCCGGCCGGGACGACCCGGCTGCAGCGGTCTACGCGTTTCTTTGTCTGAGCGAATCAGGAAGGCGACAGGAAGCGTTGGACAGACTGCGGGCTGATGCCCGTCGTCTTGACGATACCATTCTCCATCACTATCTGGCGAGTTTCTGTCTGAGCATCGGCGAGCACGAGGAAGGATTGCGCATCTTCCGCGAAGTGCTCTGTGCGCCGGGACGCCGCACCCGGCAGTTCATGGTGGAGTACGCCCGCGCGCTGACCACGCTGGGTCGAAGCAGGGAAGCGGGGCAGGTGTGCCGACAGGTGTTGAGTCGCGAGTTTTTCCGCGCACCGGCAACAGCCGAGGACTTCTTCTATGACGGGTTCGCCAACTATCTTCTCGGGCACGGCGAGCGGGCCCGGTATGACTATGAACGTTCGGCCGGATTCTGCAAAGTTTACTATGATGAGCTGATGCGCCAGCAGGTGGCGCAGTGTTGA